The genomic segment ATCCGCCGAAAGAGGTAAGTCTGCTTCAACAGGATGTTGACGACCCAGCTTTTCTACATTGGAAAAAGAAGTGATGGCCCAGCTACTGCTGCCAGAACCCAGTGGATTATCCAACTGAAACTCGTCGTCCATGCATATTATCCGCTTGACAGTGTCAAGCTGTCCACTTATATTTGCTAGTTTCTTCAGTTCTTTGTATCCACAAATCACAGTGGTAACCTCAGTCTGAAACAGAGTGGCATTTTTCATGCATGAGTGAAATATATAGGCATGTGATACATATTTGAGCATTTATTGGCTGATTATTTAAGTATAAATGGCCTCCAATAAGTGGAAAACCGAAAGAAATACCTCATTAAATGAATGACACAGAGCCTCTTCCCCTAAAGATGCATAAATTGTCACAACACTCACGTTGCGCCTAAAACAGCCCTGATCCAAGGAAATTTATGATTAGAAGTTATTGTAAGCATCAGAGCATAAAATTTATCAAACGCATTATTCACAACTGAAAAGGTATTCCTGATTTTGTGGATTAATTACACTGCATGCAAATGAAAGTCAAATTTGGAGCATAAACTCAATCCCAGATGGCCTCATATTTGATAGATCTGTTATCAGAGCATATAATCAATCATGATATGGGTGTCAAGTCAAACATAAAGATGATATTACGACTTACAAAGCAGCTTCATTAGGAAAAGAATAGTGAATGTTGTTCCTATGTAACAAGCATATTCTTTACCTGCAATGCAATGAACCATTCTTCACATGTATCAGCAAAGATTGCTGCACGTTCCCCCCTTTGATGTCCGAGTTGCACTAAACCAGAGGCAAAGTTGCAGACTGATTCAAAAACTTGTCCATAACTCAACCACTCATAATCACCAAAATGGACCTTCTCAAAAGACCTTCCATCTGCAGATATTTCCACTTCTTTCGTGATTAATTTCCGAGTCCCCAGTAACTTATTATAAGTATATTTTTCGCATGACTGCTCAAATAGCTCCGCAAGAGTTGTGACCCCTTCCCATGCTGTTTCCACCGGGGATGCGAATCTGCTGTTTCGAATTGCATAACCAGTTTCCCCACCAACATCCAGTGCCAAACctcttttcttctcttttttggTGTTCTGAATTATCAGCGCAAGCACAAGTGGAATAATGGCTCCAATATAATAAGGACCCATTCTGTCCAAGGCAGAGCCAGAAAAATCGAAAAAATCCTTAAGATGTAGAAAGAAACGACCCTAAGGATATTATTAAACAATTTTCTTGATTGAATTGCATAGTTTCACCGAGATGGTTTTGACTAAAGATCAATCAACTCTCAGCCAATAACAAACAACCCATTTTTGCACGCAAAGTTGGAATGTCTAACTTCACCAAAATAACCGGTCAACCGACGCAACAACACATACTTCTCTAGAATCttactaataaaaaaataaaaccatTCCAAGGCGTAATAACATGAATTATACAGCAAAAGATTCATCTAAAAGCTTTCTAAAAACCACTTTACTCCACACACATGATAGCATTATTTGCATTAGTCCACACTGATCAAGCAACCATAGACATGACATTGTAACATTGAAGAATAGAGAACACCAAAGAGATCCATTTCAAGAAACAGGAAAACAAAAGCAACTAACGAAAAGGTAATATCTTCACgcaaatgattaatttatgcGCAAGCTGGGAAAACAGAATAGCGCAATTATATTGAAGAAAAAACCCCAATTACACGCATTTATGAGAAATTCTAAATGAGGTACTTTTATTTAACAAAAGCTAGCATACCTCTAAGCAATTGATTACACCAAAAAAAAATCGATCTTTCCCAACaaattatatcataaatttgttgGAAATTACTGGCATTACTCCAAATGAGCACGAAAATGGAATTCTCAAACTCGAGATTGTTTTAGGCTTTTTATTTGCTGCCGAGAGACGGAGACAACGAGGACTAGGAGTTAGGATTATCGGGAAGATTGAAGGTAGACTGCATTTTTTGTTTTAGGGAGACGGAGGTTTCCCTTTAACCACACACGCGTTGAGGCGGGCTGAATGGCAATTAATCGCAGCCCACAATTAAGTGAGCCACACACATTTTCACATCTCTATTTTTGGTATTTacgaaacaaaaataaataaataaaaatatcaaactgaGAATTCAAAAtactttttgaaaatatttgcatTACCTTAAATAACAAAAAGTGAAATAACAATAACACtgtatcaaaaatataaatataataattattcatATTGAGTGAGCGATCGACCCATATGTTTGGACTGTTatgcgatttaaaagatttgagttgcaatGTTCTCACTagttataatttttgataaGACGACAAACTTTCGATCCTATAGAGTGAGTAATTCGAAAATGTTTGCTTTTTGCCAGTAAAAAGTGAATAATATTATGTTGATATAATTATTAAGTttgtataattattatttaacctTAATAATTAGTAAACCGTGTATTTTGTATttattgatataatttttttttactttgttGTTATTTCTATACATATTATAAGACActaatgttcacacatcatttaacatcctagaatttattttagtATAATGACATTTTGACTGTCATTCAATCGTTTGATTTGCTAGTATTTGATTATTCCATCATATGCATCCAAGGGAAAAGATACATGCATTACAATAAATACAAGATAACATTCCATTCAAAGTAAATACAATATAACATTAAAGCAAACAATAAACACTAtgaaaaaataatgaaataatgagCTGGTTTGGAATTATCCGGAATACCAAAAGGCGGAAGACTAATCATCAATCGGCAATATCGGAATTAAAAAATATCAACGACAGAAGAGTAAAAACACaattgttatttttattcatgcttttatatagaaaaaatattaatttatttattagatCGATTTTGTTTTCTCTTTGTTGCCGAAGAAATCACACTGGTGGACGTAAAATTTGCCAACATATTTACAGATACAAGCTTTAAATTAATCATAGAAACCCATTGTCGATAATTAATATTGGCGATCGTTGCTTATTACATAAAACCTTTTGTTCATAATTTAAAAGATGCATTTTCTAAAGTTCATTTATAATTTATGATATGATAAAATTATACAAGTTCACAATCCGGACTCATATTTTGAATCATCGCTGTATAGAATTGACAACAGGTTTGGAACAAACAAATCAAATACAAATTATGTAACGTGTCATGGTTCTTCTCACATTTAAAAAGCCTATCTTGTGAGTTTTGGACACCTTCTTCTCAATAGTTAGCTTTTGTGGATTGAGTCGTaacaaattctcaaactcaaaCCAAAATAGTTCATTTTTTAGATTTGGGCTagctaaaaatatttgctcgatTTAATCCGTTTGTATCTCTAGCATTAAAGACAAAGCCACCCACACCTGGGTAACTTGTGACATACAAATGATCATCATGCACAGTCCTTaagtacaaaaaaaaaaaaaaaaacaacaatatCCTAGGCCAACATGACACCTCTCAACTAGCGGGAGAAAATCAACGTGACTGCATAGAATATTCATCCTCTCAGCTTGATGATGATCTTCCATGGAAGTCATCTTGTTGATTATCTTGAGACGACGTTCCTGAAAACATCCCCATCATAGAGCTAAATGCCCCAGATACCTCTTCAGGTAGTTCGTTAACATTGAGATTAATGTTCCCACCTATTCTTATCTCTGGCTCAGCATGTGCACCAGTGTTACTTTGTCCCGCAGGTTGGTTTTCAAAGATTTGTCCTGGATTTCCGTAGGCGGACATGTTTCTTAGCATGCTAGCGAAATCTGTAGGAAGAGCATCCATGTTGAATGGCATGGAAGGAAATGGTGGCGGTGCTGCAAAACGACTACTTGATCCACCTTCAGATTGTTGACTTGATTCTCCGTGACTGGTGGAGGCTGAATTCTGCATGGGGGAATAGAAATAGAACTGTACGAATTAATAATTGAAaagaatttccaatccagttCTAAAATGATACATTCATCTTACACCTGATCATCGACAACAATTCATAAACTTCCAAAATTTCTGATGATGTTCGTTTAGTATTTGACTCATAAATACTAGTGATCTCTTACATTTTCACATGCCATGAAAGGTAACTTTTAAGTAGGGCGTGTGGCTGGGGAATGAAACTGGTACCTGATAGGGTCTTTGCTGCTCTTCTTTTAATTTCTGTTCAGCAACCTAAAAATTAAGAATAGATTAAAATCAAGAGCAAGCATCGAATCACCACACAAAATAGTAGTTTATTCATCAACGAACCCTGATATTTTCTTTCACCACATCATTGGTAGGATCAAGTTCCAAAGCTGCCATGAAAATGATATCTAGATTAGAGAAGTCAATTTTCCACAAACTAAAAGAATCTCAAGTTTTACTGAGTATAAAAAAGTATCCAGTCGCAAGAATATGAGAAAGTCAATCAAACATAAGAAAACAAGGCGAAAGATTTGATAAATAACTCAGTTCCATGTCTTTGTTCTAAAGCCAATGCAGCTTAAATTCCCACGGCACATGGAGGCAAGACGAGACAAAGGAGTATACACTATCCTGATTATAGTCGCTATTTTCGTACATAAACAGGATAAATGTTTGTAAAATGAATTGAAACCACCAACCTTTCCTAAATCCTTTGTCAATTGCATCCCTGTACTTCCCTTGAGCATAACAAGCAAACCCCAAACGACTATATGCCTTGCTATAGTTTGGATTGATCTCTATAGATTTCAGACAATCTTGAACTGCTTCAGCATAGCGATAAATCTGGGTATATGCAGCTGCCCTAAGAATTTTATGATCAATACAGTTCAATCATAAACGGATACATggagaaaagaagaaaaacaagtCTAAAATGTAACATGGTAAAGTCACGAAGAAAATATTAGCCTGGGAGAAGGAAAAATGAAATTGCTAAAACTGGACCTAAATTGCAACACCGGAGCAGAACTCCTCAACCATGGGAAGAGgagaaacaaaaaaacaaacagcaatgaaaaaagaaagaacaaaacaatgaaaGTTCAAATATGATGATCAAATCTTTAAAGCGACAATGAAGGCAACCGATATTTAAAAAACCATTTAATGACGTTGTCGGACTGAATGAAAATTGGATATGCTTTTAAAGGGTATCATGAGAGTTTAGGGAATGGCGAAAAAATAGCAGAACTTCATTATGCCCACAGGTCAATTCTGAAATCTGTGTTCCTTCAGGTTATAATCACATAAAGTTGGCTTTTAAACCAGCTTTTATAATCATCAGTTTGACACATAGTCCTGGTAGATTATAAGTTAGCATTTTAGAACATTTTGGAAGCCAGTTTCAGAAAGGCGTTCCATGAATGTGGAGATATGTAATGCAACTATATAAGTGACGAACCAAACAAGTTCCCATGAATATGTTGCAGACCTGTTGCAAAAATAAATAGCGTTGTCTGCACATAGCGCAATAGCAAAAGTATACAGCTCAATTGCCTCGTTATAAAGCTTAGACTGCATGGCTTTGTTACCTACGATACAAAAAAGAATCATTTGATTATGTATTAGCGATAAACAATCcacaagaaaaaatgtcagtaaaaaagaaataaaaatggtAAAGAACACAAAACACACAGGAATCATGCGCCACAAGGAATCCACCATCATATTGTGATCTTTTATCGGAAATACCATAATGGCGGagggaaaaagaaaaataacaaaagaaatATCAAGAGATACACAGATGCATCATCATCATGTTGCATGTATTTTCTATCATAACTTGCAATTAATAACAAATGTTTCAACATGAAAGGCATTTGTTTTATAGTTCAAATGCCTAAAAATTCATGATACTCGGTCACTCAGCCATGACAACTTCTCAAAGACGTTTCCGACCCGAGGATAGTATCATTTGGAAAAATACATTCATAACCATCATTCCCAAGCTCATAACAAGATGATAATAGCAATTCAAGTAAGAGAAAgtttaggtaacaaaaataataatgagaAGTATAAATTTGGTTAAAAACATCGGAAGATGAAGCACCTTGTGATTTGAAGGTCTCTGCCAAGCTTTTTTTATCAAATGTTTGACACCCCGCTATTTGCATTTCCTGATACCCATAATTATAACTTCATCAAGAGGCATACCCTAATGCAACTCTAGCCATCAAGAAGAATGGCAATAATCTTAAGAAATTACAATCTGAGGGAAGAAACATCTTATACTGATGAGATTTCCAGTTCATACTGTTTTATCCAATCAGAACTATGAAATAACATGAAGATGCACGACACATTGCAAACTCTACAACAAAACAAGTGCCAGGAATAAATAATGAAGTCCTAATAACGTTTCGCAGTGTATTGGAGCATCATGTCCACAGCATAAACATTGTAGTGATTCAATTTCTTTCCATTTCAAAAGCCATCTAAACGGCCCCATCACCATAACCTCTAAGGTACtcttatttctttaagtatcgCTTCCATTAGCAACTTAACCCAGCAGTATCATCTAGTTGAGATGATGTGGTGTGGTGGAGGTTTTCTAATTTGCAACACAACATCAACAAACAGTGGCAGTTGATTGGCATCCACCCAAATCCCTACTTCCGAAATTTTACATTATCAAACTCATCTGTCAGGGTCAAAGGCAAATAGCCACTTTGATTCTATTGTTTTTTAACTTAACGAGAAGAAGGATAAATAGTTGGTGGAATGGAATAATTGCTAATAAAGGATGAAATGACAGCTAATATCTCAGATCAAGGATTAGTATTCACCAACTTGGCTCAATCTATAACCGGAAGTACACCTAGAATAACATAAAGGTAAGAAAATGACTCGACGTACCATAAATATACATTTCTGAGTTTCATGAACAAATCTGAAAGGAAAAATTAGGTATCTCCGAAAGAAAGTTACATCAACCGTTGATCAAAACAATGTAAAAAATTGCTGTTAACCGTGGTTTAATTTTCACCACGACAAAGCTCATCATACCTC from the Primulina tabacum isolate GXHZ01 chromosome 8, ASM2559414v2, whole genome shotgun sequence genome contains:
- the LOC142552935 gene encoding uncharacterized protein LOC142552935, with product MTNLKTDSPLSRRIAASFLRFLLSVEPSPGVDSESLEVARDCIAEVFKIDSSTLCNQSNCDPLIDIFSSRQAIADCETDSAGISNGASTSSAKNSEVLEALLSLGQDATREQYSNGKDELFGQFFGALEKVHYFNRMPDGNDDQVQLDRVTLVFHNAVEEMQIAGCQTFDKKSLAETFKSQGNKAMQSKLYNEAIELYTFAIALCADNAIYFCNRAAAYTQIYRYAEAVQDCLKSIEINPNYSKAYSRLGFACYAQGKYRDAIDKGFRKALELDPTNDVVKENIRVAEQKLKEEQQRPYQNSASTSHGESSQQSEGGSSSRFAAPPPFPSMPFNMDALPTDFASMLRNMSAYGNPGQIFENQPAGQSNTGAHAEPEIRIGGNINLNVNELPEEVSGAFSSMMGMFSGTSSQDNQQDDFHGRSSSS